CCCGACCCCGCGTCACGGGGTCGGGGCCTCCCAGGTCCACTGGGAGGCCCCGACCGCCGGGCGTCAGGCGCGGCGGTTCTGCTCGAACTCCGCCAGGTACCGCCCTACGAGTTCCTCGAGGTCCGCGTCGCCGCCGATCCCGAGCCGCTCGAGCACGGCCGTGACCGCGGCGCCCGCCTCCCCCGCGGCGCTCTCCTGCCAGCTTGCCCCCTCGACGTCCGTCACTGGGGTGCCGTGGCCGCGCAGGTGCGCGATCCATGCGGCCAGCGCCCGGGCGGCGCCCGTCGGCATCCGGCCGGCACCCCGCTCGGTGCGCACCACGGGCACGATCCGGACCGGGATCTTCTGTGAGCCGTCCATGGCGATGCGGGCGAGCGCGTCGCCCATCCGGGGATTGTCGAACCGTTCGAGCAGCGCGCTCCGGTAGGCCGCCACCTCGGCGACCGGCAGCGGCACGGTGGCGGTCGCGTCGTCCCAGAGCTCGTTCACCCATGCGCGACAGCGTGGATCGGCGATCGCCTCGTCCACGGTCTCGTGGCCGAGGAGCGGGCCGCTGTAGGCGAGCAGCGAGTGCGAGCCGTTGAGCAGCAGCAGCTTGCGCTGCTCGTAGGGGACGACGTCGGCGACGATGCTCGCCCCCGCGTCCTCCCAGCGGGGCCGGCCGGCGGGGAACGCGCCCGACATGACCCATTCGCTGAACGGCTCCGTGCGCACCGGGCTCGCGTCCTCCATCCCGAGGTGCTCGCGCACGGTCCGCTCGTCCTCGGCCGAGGCGGCGGGGGTGATGCGGTCGACCATCGACGAGGCGAAGTCGACGTGCTCGTCGATCCACTCGAGCAGATCGCCGTCGGCGGCGGCCGCGAAGTCCCGCACGACCCGCTCGACGACCTCGCCGTTCCCGGGCAGGTTGTCGCACGGCAGCAGCGTGATCGGTCCGGCGCCGGCGACCTGGCGGGCGAGCAGCCCGGCCACGAGCTTCCCCGGCACCGTGACCACGGCGCGGTAGGGATCGGCCCGGAGCGCCGCGAGGTCGGCGACGACCTGCTCGTCGTCGAGCACGAGCGCGCCGCCGCGGTGCAGGTAGCCGGCCTCGGTCACCGTCATGGTCACGAGCGCGACCTCCGGATCCCGGAAATAGTCGAGCAGCGCGGCGTGGTCGCTCGCCGTGTGCACGGCGCTGACGGAGTCGACCACCTCGAACGAGTCCTCAGCGGGACCGCGGGTGATGAGGGTGTAGAGGCCGTCCTGGGGGGCGAGCACGCGCGCCCCGTCGGGGCGGCGACCGGTGAACGCGGCGATGCCCCACTCGGAGGCGTCCGGCGCCCGGCCGGTGTACCACGCCTGATGGGCGCGGAAGAAGTTCCCGAGTCCCAGGTGGACGATGCGGACGGGGGCGGGCTCGTGCGACACGTCGCGGGCGAGTCTCTTCATAGCTTGAACACCTTCGCGGGGATGGTCGTGACCAGGTCGAGGGCGACGGCGTGTGCCTCGTCCTCGCTCAGCCGGTGCTCGGCGACGAGCCCGGCGAGATATCCGGCGTCGAGCCGGCGGGCCATGTCGTGCCGGGTCGGGATCGAGAGGAACGCCCGGGTGTCGTCGATGAAACCCGACGTGCGGTAGAACCCGGCCGTCTCGGTCACCGCGCCGCGGAACCGCCGGATCGCGTCCGGCGCGTCGAGGAACCACCAGGGCACGCCCACGTGCATCGAGCGGTAGAACCCGGCCATCGGGGCGAGCTCGCGGGAGTAGACCGTCTCGTCGATCGTGAAGACGACGAGGGTGAAGTCGGGGTGATTGCCGAACCGTCCGAGCAGCGGCTGCAGGGCGTGGGTGAACTCGACGCTCGTAGGGATGTCGGCGCCCGTATCGGGGCCGTACTCGGCGAAGGTGCGGGGGTCGTGGTTGCGCCGCACCGCCGGGTGCAGCGTCATGACCAGGCCGTCCTCGGTGGCCATCCGGGCCATCTCGTGGACCATGTGCCGACGGAACGCCGTCGCCTGGGCGGGGGTCGCCTCCCCCGCGAGGGCGGCGGCGTAGATCACCGCGGCCTCGCCGGCTTCGAGGGGTTCGGTGCCCGCGTCGGCGTGGGAGTGGTCGCTGGAGACGGCGCCGTGGGCCTTGAAATAGGCGCGGCGGTTCTCCAGGGCCGCGACGTAGCCGCGGTAGTCACCGGTGTCGACGCCGCTCACCTCGCCGAGCCGGCGCACGAGGTCGGGCCAGTCGGCGCGGGCCGGCTCGAGGAACCGGTCGGGCCGGAATGTGGGCAGCACCCGCCCGGTGAACGTGCCGTCGGCGGCGAGCGCCGCGTGCGCGCTCAGGTCGTCGAGCGGGTCGTCCGTCGTGGCCAGCACGCTCATGCCGAAGCGCTCGAAGAGCGCGCGCGGGCGGAACTCGGGGGTCGTCAGGGCCGCGGCGATCTCGTCGTAGAGCGCATCGGCGGTCTGCGCGCTCGGCGCCCGGCTCACCCCGAACACCTCGGCGAAGGTGGTGTCGAACCAGTACTTCACGGGCGTGCCGCGGAAGACGTGATAGTTCTCGCAGAGGATCCGCCAGGCCCGCCGGGCCGCCTCCTCCGCCAGCGGGGCGAACCCGCCCGGTCCCCGACCGAGATCCGACAGGTCCGCCCCGTTCGCGTGCAGGAGGCGCAGCGCGTAGTGGTCGGGCTGGAGCAGCAGGTGGGTGGGGTCGGCGAAGGGCTCGTTCGTGGAGAGCCAGTCGGCGGGCACGTGAGAGTGCGGGGAGATGATCGGCAGGCTCTTCGTGTGCTCGTACAGGCTCCGGGCGATCCCCCGGACGGTCGGGTCGGCCGGGAGCAGGCGGTCGGGGTGGACCGTGAGCGGTGCAGGTGCAGGCATGCCCAACATCGTGCTGATCGGCCGGCGACCACGGCAACAGGTTGCCATCGCTTGCCACGGCGGCAGCGGCGTCATCGCTCGGATCCGCGCCCCCGGCGACCGGCCGCGGCCGTGTTCGCTCCCGTGTACCCCGGGCCGGCGTCTACGGTGGGAGCCATGACGTGGTTCAAGCACGAGGCCCGGTTCATCTCCCGGCCCGAGATCGAGAGTCTGTGTGATCGCCTGCTCGACGAGGCCGCCGAGCGGCTGGGCATCGTCGAGTACCGCCGGGTGCTGCTGCTGCCGCCCGACCTCACCCGCGCCCACTCCGGCACGGGCTGGATGACCGAGTACCTCTATCACCGGCTCACGGATTCCGGGGCCGAGGTGCACGTCATCCCCACGCTCGGCCAGCACGTTCCCCACACCCGCGCCGACAACGAGTGGATGTTCGGGTCGATCCCCGAGGAGCGCATCCACGCCCACGACTGGAAGAACGGCGTGACCCACGTCGGCACCGTGCCCGCCGAATTCGTGCGGGAGCAGACCGGCGGCGCGGTCGACTGGGAGATGCCGATCGACCTGAACACGATGCTCATGACCGAGCAGTGGGATCTGATCGTCAACGTCGGCCACGTCGTGCCCCACGAGGTGCTCGGGTTCGCCAACCACAACAAGAACTACTTCATCGGACTCGGCGGCAAGCGCCTGCTCGGCTCCTCCCACATGGCCTCGGCCGTGTACGGGATCGAGAACAACCTCGGCAACCTCCTCACCCCGGTGCGGGCCTGCTTCAACTACGCCGAGGAGCACTTCCTCGCCGACCTGCCGGACGTGTACCTGCAGGTGGTCATGGACTACGACGACGAGGGCCGCCTGGCCCACACCGGCGTCTACGTCGGCGACGACCTCGAGACCTATTACGACGCCGCGCGCGCCTCCCGGGACCAGAACTTCACGATCTTCGACGAGCCCGCCCACAAGATCGTCGCGGTCATGCAGGCCGACGAGTTCCGCGCGACCTGGGTCGCGAACAAGGCGGTGTACCGCACGCGGATGGCGCTGGCCGACGGCGGCGAGCTCGTGGTCATCGCACCCGGGGTCGAGCGGTTCGGTGAGCAGCCGGAGGTCGACGACCTCGTGCGCAAATACGGCTACATCTCCCAGGCGGAGGCGGTCGAGCTGTACCGGACCGAGGCGGACATGCAGGACATCCCCCACGGCACGGCCCACCTCGTGCACGGGTCGAGCGAGGGCCGGTTCACGATCACGTACGCCCCCGGCCACCTCGGCCGGGAGGAGATCGAGTCGGTCGGCTACCGCTACCTCGACGTGAACGAGGCGCTGCGGCGCTACGATCCGGCGGTCATGAAGGACGGCTGGAACACCATGCCGGACGGCGAGGAGGTCTTCTACATCTCCACCCCGTCGGCCGGCCTGTGGGCCACGCGCGAGAAGCTGCTGGCCCGCGCCGACCACGAACGCTACGAGGGCTGAGCGCCCCGGACCGGGTGAGAGCCCGGTGGCGGCCCGGTGACCGGGTACCGTGACATGGCCGCGCGCCGCCGGCCCCGACGACGAAAGAAGCACCCCTCGTGACGACCACCCCTGCACCTCGCGGCCCCCTCGCCGGCTACCGCCGCAAACTCGGCTCCGAGACCTTCGCAGGCATGGTCCTCCTGGGCGGCGCCGTCGTGGCCCTCGCGTGGGCCAACTCCCCCTGGCGCGAGACCTACGCCGCGCTGTCGGCGGTGACGATCGGGCCGGAGTCGCTGGGACTGTCGCTCTCGCTGTCCACGTGGGCGGCGGACGGCCTGCTCGCCCTCTTCTTCTTCGTGGTGGGCCTGGAGCTCAAGAACGAATTCGTCAACGGCTCGCTCCACAACCTGCGCAGGGCCGCGGTGCCGGTCATCGCCGCCGTCTGCGGGATGCTCGGCCCCGCCGCCGTGTATCTGCTCGTCCAGTGGGTCAGCGGCGCCCAGGTGTGGCAGGGCTGGGCGATCCCGGTCGCCACCGACATCGCCTTCGCGGTCGCGCTGCTCGGCATCTTCGGGCGCTCCTTCCCACCGGCGCTGCGCACCTTCCTGCTCACCCTGGCGGTGGTCGACGACCTGCTCGGCATCACGATCATCGCCGTGGCCTTCACCGACCACGTGAGCATCCTGCTGCTGCTCGCCTCGCTCGCGACCATCGCGGTCTTCGCCCTGCTGCTGCGGGCCCGGATCATGCACTGGTGGGTCCTCGTTCCCCTCGCGGTGCTCGCGTGGGCGCTCATGCACGCCGCCGGTGTGCACGCCACGGTCGCGGGCGTGCTGCTGGGCCTCGTCGTGCCGGCCACGACCCGCCCGCAGGAGGCGATGCCGCTCGTCGACCGGTTCGCGAGCCGGATCGACTGGATCTCCGCGGGCTTCGTGCTGCCGATCTTCGCCTTCTTCGCCGCGGGGATCAACATCGTGGACGCCGGGGGGCTGGGCTCCGTACTGACCGATCCCGTCTCGGTGGGCGTCAGCCTCGCACTCCCGCTCGGCAAGTTCATCGGGATCTGGGGCGGGACGGCCCTGCTCGTCGCGTTCACCCCGCTCCTCCTCGGCGACGGACTGAGGCTGCGCGATCTGCCGGGGATGACGCTGCTCGCGGGCGTCGGGTTCACGGTCTCGCTGCTCATCGCGCAGCTGTCGTTCGATCCCACCGCCGTCGAGGGCGAGCACGCCCGCATCGGGGTCATCCTCGGCTCCGTGCTCGCCGCCGCGCTCGGCGCGATCGTGCTCAAGGCGACCGGGCGGCGGCACGCAAGCCGGTCCATGTGACCCGCGCCGACCGACCAGCGCCGGCCGACCAGCGCCAGCCCTAGCGGAAGACGAGCCGGCCGGGGCGGGCCTTGCCGGTCGATGCCCGCGGCACGAGCTTGACGGGCAGCAGCACCGGTTCGGACGTCGGCCGGGCTCCCCCGATGATCGCGAGCAGGTTGCGGGTCGCGGTCGCCCCCTGGGATCGCAGCGGGGAGGCGACCGAGGTGAGCGCGGGGGTGGTGAGCGACCCGACCTGGGAATTGTCGAATCCGACGACGCTCACCTCCCCCGGGACCTCGATGCCCAGGGCCCGCAGCCCCTGGATGAAGCCGATCGCCATGACGTCGTTGAAGGCCACGACGGCGGTGGTCGGCTGCGCGGCCCAGCGACGCGCGGCGCGTAGCCCGCCCTGGATGGTCGGCTCCTGCGGCCCGATCCGCCTCGTGCGCAGGTACAACTCCATCCCCGCCTCCTGGATGCTCCGCCAGCGCACACCGTCGGTCCACGACGCCTCCGGTCCAGCGAGGTAGGTCACCTCCTCGTGCCCGAGCGCACCGAGATGCTCGACCGCGCGCCGGGCCCCCCGCGCCGAATCCGTGAGCACCGACGGCAGGCCCTGGACGATCCGGTTGAGCACCACGACCGGGCGCTGCTTGGCGAGCATCCGGATTCCCGAGTCCGACAGTCGCGGACTGGTGAGCAGGAGCCCGTCGAGCATCGGCAGCAGCGGCTCGACCAACCGCTCCCGCACGCTGCTCTCGCGGGTGTCGATGAGCACGAGCGAATGGTCGGCGGCCTCTGCGGCCGCCTCGGCCCCGCGGATCACCTCGACGAACACGGGATTGGCGATGTCGGCGACGAGCATCGCAAGCCGGCGGGAGGGGGCGTGCGGAAGCGTCGGCGCGGCGGACGAGCGCTGATAGCCCAGTTCGGCCGCCGCCCGGCGCACCTTCGCGGCGGTGACGGCGCTCACGCGGCCCGGCCGTGCCAGCGCCCGCGAGACCGTCGACGGGGCAACGCCCGCGGCCGTGGCGACGTCGTAGATGGTCACTGCCCGCCCGACGATCTCGTTCCCGGAGTCCATGGCGCACACGCTAGGGTCAACGGCAACCAGTGGCAACATGTGGTGAGGCCGTCCGAGCGCCGAGCAGGATGGCCATCGAATCCCGGCGCGTCCGCCCCGAGTCCGGCCCCGGCCGCGCCGCTCGAGCTGGAGGCTACCGATGACACCGCGAACCGAACCGACCCCCGAGGCCCTGACCGGCGCCCTCGCCCGAGCGCGAGCCGATCTCCGCGGTCACGCCCCGCTCGGGGTGGCCTACTCCGGCGGCGTCGATTCGGCCACACTGCTGGCCCTCGCGGTCGCGGAGCTCGGGGCCGACCAGGTGGTCGCGATCCTCGGCGTCTCCCCGAGCCTGGCCACCGACGAGCGTGAGCGAGCCCACGCGACGGCCCGCGAGATCGGCGCCCGGGTCGTCGAGATCCGCACCCACGAGGGCGAGAACGAGTCGTACCGGGCGAACGGCCCGGACCGCTGCTTCCACTGCAAGGACGAGCTGTTCACCCGGATCTCCGACGAACTCGTGGACGAGCTCGGGCTCGCGGCCATCGCCTACGGCGAGAACGCCGACGACGCCCGCCGCCCCGACCGCCCCGGCGCGCAGGCCGCGGTCGACCACCGGGTGCTGCGGCCGATGTCCGCGGCCGGCATGACCAAGCTCATGGTGCGGCAGGCGGCCCGGCAGCTCGGCGTCCCGGTCGCCGACAAGCCCGCCGCGCCGTGCCTCGCCTCCCGTATCCCGCACTTCCAGGAGGTGACGCCGGAGAAGCTGCGCCAGATCGACGAGGCGGAGGGCGGGCTGCGCCGGCTCGGGTTCACCGACTGTCGGGTTCGTCACCACGGCGAGATCGCCCGCATCGAGGTGCCCATCGCCGAGATCCCCGCCGCGGCCCGGCAGCACGAGGCCATCCACACCCTCGTCACGGCCGCCGGGTTCACGTTCGCGGCCCTCGACCTGCGCGGCATCCAGTCCGGCGCGTTCACCCTGCCGCTCGTGCTCGGGGCCACCCGTGCCTGATCAGCCGACACCGGCGTGGGCGCCGGGACCGGAGTTCGAGCAGGTCCGTCTCGATCTCGAGCGCGGCCGCCGGCGCGGCTACCCCGAGGCCGTGCTGTGCGAGCCCAAGTCGACCGAGCAGGTCGCCCTCGTCGCGGCCCGGGTCGCGGATGCCGGCACCCCGACCCTGTTCACGCGCGTGCGACCCGAGCAGGTCGAGGCGATCCGCGCCGCGCTCCCGGAGGCCGCCCACCACGAGCAGGCCCGCCTCGTGGCGTGGCCCGCGCGGCCGCCCGCGCCCCGGGGGCTCCGTGCTCGTGCTCAGCGCCGGCACCTCCGACGTGCCGGTGGCGCTCGAGGCGCAGCTGACCGCCCGCCACCTCGGGCGGGAGGCCTCCCTCCTGGCCGACGTCGGCGTGGCGGGCCTGCACCGCCTCCTCGCCCAGGTCGATCGGCTGCGCGAGGCCTCGGCGATCGTCGTGGCCGCGGGTATGGACGGCGCCCTACCGGGTGTCGTCGCGGGCCTCGTGAGCGCACCGGTCATCGCCGTGCCCACCTCCGTCGGCTACGGCGCGGCCTTCGCCGGGCTCGCCCCGCTGCTCACGATGCTCAACGCCTGCGCGCCCGGGGTCGCCGTGGTCAACATCGACAACGGGTACGGCGCCGGGCACCTCGCCGCCCAGATCTCCGCGGACCGCACGCCCGTGGCAACCCCTGGCAACCGTTAGCGACCGAGCCCGTCGATCTGGCTGAATCCTAGTCAGCAGGGTCGGCGGTGGTTGCCTCCCGACCGGCCCGCTCATCTGACGGCGATCCCAGGACAATGCGGTCACACTCCCCCCGCACTGGGCTTGCTCCCCGACTCTACGAACGGAACGCACCATGCGTATGAAGAAGACTCCGATCCTCGTCGCCGGCATCGCGTCCGCGGGCCTCCTGCTCGGAGCGTGCAGCGGCGGTGGCAGCAGCGACGGCGGCGACGGCTCCGGCTCGACCATGCGCCTCGCGCTCAACCAGACCGAGGAGCACCCCTCCTACATCGCCCTCGACAACTTCGGTCAGGCCCTCGAGGAGAGCACCGACGGCCGCTGGGGAATCGACGTCTTCCCGAACGAGACGCTCGGCGCCCAGGCCGAGGCCCTCCAGCTCGTCTCCGACGGCAGCGTCGACATGGCGGTCGTCTCGGGCGCCCAGCTCGAGAACCTCAACGCCGACTTCACCGCCTACAACCTGCCCAAGGTCTTCACCGACATCGACCACCAGATGCAGGTGATCAACAACCCGGGCGAGCTGACGAGCGAGCTGTTCGCCTCCCTCGAGGAGTCGAACAACCTCACCGTCATCGGCGGCCTGACCCAGGGCAGCCGCAGCGTCTACACGACCTTCGGCGCCGTCGAGAGCCCGGCCGACCTGGCCGGCAAGAAGATGCGCGTGCAGGAGTCCGACCTGAACGTCGCGATCGCCGAGGCGCTCGGCGCCGCCGCCACGCCGATGGCCTACGGCGAGCTCTACACGGGCCTGCAGTCCGGGGTCGTGGACGCCGCCGAGAACAACGAGGTCTCCTACTTCACCCAGAAGCACTTCGAGGTCGCCCCGTACTTCTCGTACACGAACCACGTCGTCGGCCTCGACTACGTCATCATCAACACGGACAAGCTCGAGAGCATGACCGATGAGGACCGCGCCGCCTTCGACGAGGGCTGGGCCGCCGCCTGGGCCGAGCACACCGAGCTGTGGACGCAGGCCACCCAGGACGCCATCGACGGCGCGACCGCCGGCGGGGCCACGTTCACCGAGGTCGACGACGCCGCCTTCTCCGACGCCCTGGCCGCCGTCGCCGAGGAGTTCATCAAGACCGACAACCAGCAGGCCCTCTACGACAACGCCCGCGAAGGCCAGTGACCGAACGGGCCGAGCCGGACATTCAAGAAGGGAGGAGCACCATGGAATCGATCAAGAAGGGCCTGGACAGGACCCTCTACTGGATCACCGTCGTCCTCTTCGCACTCCTCGTACTCATCGTCGTGTGGCAGGTGTTCAGCCGACAGGTGCTGAGCAGCCCGGCCACCTGGACCGATGAGGGAGCCCGACAGACCTTCGTCTGGCTCGGCCTGTTCGCCTCCGCGTTCCTCTTCGGGGAACGCGGGCACATCGCCGTCGAGGTGATCGTGCGGCGCTTCCCGCCGCGGACCGAGCAGATCATCGCGATCGTCGTGCAGCTCATCGTGCTCGCCTTCGCGCTCATCGTGCTCGTCTGGGGCGGCTGGCGGGCCTCGCAGAACGCCTGGACCCAGGAGCTCAGCGCGCTGCCGTTCACGTTCGGGCAGATGTACCTCGCGCTGCCGGTCTCCGGACTCCTCATGGCGTTCTACTCGATCTTCTACCTCAGGGGGCTCGTCCGGGGCGACGTCTCCCCCTATCCCGACGTCGAGTCCGAGGACGACCCCGAAGTGCAGCTGAGCAAGTACTCGGCGAGCAGTGAGCTGCTGCCGGAATCGACCCAGTCGCCCGAGGCAATCGACCAGACCAGGGAGGGCTGACCATGGATCCCGCAACGCTCGCCGGACTCATCCTGCTCTTCGGCATCATCATCGGCATCGTGCTCTCGGTGCCCATCGCGGTCGTCATCGGCGCCGTCTCGTTCATCGCCGCCGTGCCCCTGCTCGGGATGCAGGAGGCGGTCCTCGTCACCTCCCAGCGCATGTTCACCGGGATCAACTCCTTCCCGCTGCTGGCGATCCCGCTGTTCGTGCTCGCGGGCGTCATCATGAACAACGGCGGCATCGCGGGCCGGCTCGTCGACGCCGCGAAGGTCGTCACCGGGCGCATGCCCGCCTCGCTCGCGCAGACGAACGTCGTGGCCAACGCCATGTTCGGCGCGGTCTCGGGGGCCGCGGTGGCCGCCGCCGCGGCGGTCGGCACGGTCATGAACCCGCGGATGTCCGCCGAGGGATACAAGAAGCCGTTCTCCGCCGCGGTGAACGTCGCCTCGGCGCCGTCGGGGATGCTCATCCCGCCCTCGAACACGTTCATCGTCTACTCGCTCGTCTCGAGCACGTCGATCGCGGCGCTGTTCATGGCCGGGGTCTTCCCGGGCATCCTGTGGGCCCTGGCCTGCATGGTCATCGTGTACCTGTACGCGCGCCGCCAGAAGGGCAAGCTCAAGTCCACCGATCGGGTGACCTTCGCCCAGGCGATGCTCGTGTTCTGGCGCGCCGTGCCCTCGATGCTCATGATCATCGTCGTGGTCGGGGGCATCATCTTCGGCTACTTCACCGCCACCGAGTCGGCATCGATCGCCGTCGTCTACTGCCTCGTGCTCTCGGCGATCTACCGCTCGATCAAGTTCCGGGAACTGCCGGGCATCCTCATCGACGCCGGCCGCACGACCGCCATCGTCATGCTGCTCGTGGCGGTCTCGACCGCGCTGTCCTTCGTCATGTCCTTCGCGCGGATCCCGGACGTCATCTCCGACACGATCCTCGGGGCCACGGACAGCAAGGTCGTCGTGCTGCTCATCATGATGGTCATCCTGCTCATCGTCGGAACCTTCATGGACCCGACGCCGGCGATCCTCATCTTCGTGCCGATCTTCCTGCCCATCGCGCTCGAGCTCGGAGTCGACCCGGTGCACTTCGGTGCGATGGTCGTGATGAACCTGTCGGTCGGGGTGATCACCCCGCCGGTGGGCAATGTGCTCTTCGTCGGGGCACGCGTGGCCCGGTTGCGGATCGAACCGGTGATCAAGCAGCTGTGGCCGTTCCTGCTCGCGATCATCGCGATGCTCTTCCTCGTGGTGTTCGTGCCCCAGCTCTCGCTGTGGCTGCCCACCTCCACCGGCCTGCTCATCCCCTGACGCAGCCGGCCCCGCAGCACCCCGAACGGCCCCGCACCTCCGGCAGGAGGGCGGGGCCGTTCGGTCGTCCCCGATTCCCCTGGGCGATTCATTCGGGCGACTCAGCCGCCGTAGAAGAC
The window above is part of the Pseudactinotalea sp. HY158 genome. Proteins encoded here:
- a CDS encoding TRAP transporter small permease; translated protein: MESIKKGLDRTLYWITVVLFALLVLIVVWQVFSRQVLSSPATWTDEGARQTFVWLGLFASAFLFGERGHIAVEVIVRRFPPRTEQIIAIVVQLIVLAFALIVLVWGGWRASQNAWTQELSALPFTFGQMYLALPVSGLLMAFYSIFYLRGLVRGDVSPYPDVESEDDPEVQLSKYSASSELLPESTQSPEAIDQTREG
- a CDS encoding TRAP transporter large permease: MDPATLAGLILLFGIIIGIVLSVPIAVVIGAVSFIAAVPLLGMQEAVLVTSQRMFTGINSFPLLAIPLFVLAGVIMNNGGIAGRLVDAAKVVTGRMPASLAQTNVVANAMFGAVSGAAVAAAAAVGTVMNPRMSAEGYKKPFSAAVNVASAPSGMLIPPSNTFIVYSLVSSTSIAALFMAGVFPGILWALACMVIVYLYARRQKGKLKSTDRVTFAQAMLVFWRAVPSMLMIIVVVGGIIFGYFTATESASIAVVYCLVLSAIYRSIKFRELPGILIDAGRTTAIVMLLVAVSTALSFVMSFARIPDVISDTILGATDSKVVVLLIMMVILLIVGTFMDPTPAILIFVPIFLPIALELGVDPVHFGAMVVMNLSVGVITPPVGNVLFVGARVARLRIEPVIKQLWPFLLAIIAMLFLVVFVPQLSLWLPTSTGLLIP
- the uxaC gene encoding glucuronate isomerase codes for the protein MPAPAPLTVHPDRLLPADPTVRGIARSLYEHTKSLPIISPHSHVPADWLSTNEPFADPTHLLLQPDHYALRLLHANGADLSDLGRGPGGFAPLAEEAARRAWRILCENYHVFRGTPVKYWFDTTFAEVFGVSRAPSAQTADALYDEIAAALTTPEFRPRALFERFGMSVLATTDDPLDDLSAHAALAADGTFTGRVLPTFRPDRFLEPARADWPDLVRRLGEVSGVDTGDYRGYVAALENRRAYFKAHGAVSSDHSHADAGTEPLEAGEAAVIYAAALAGEATPAQATAFRRHMVHEMARMATEDGLVMTLHPAVRRNHDPRTFAEYGPDTGADIPTSVEFTHALQPLLGRFGNHPDFTLVVFTIDETVYSRELAPMAGFYRSMHVGVPWWFLDAPDAIRRFRGAVTETAGFYRTSGFIDDTRAFLSIPTRHDMARRLDAGYLAGLVAEHRLSEDEAHAVALDLVTTIPAKVFKL
- the larE gene encoding ATP-dependent sacrificial sulfur transferase LarE, whose translation is MTPRTEPTPEALTGALARARADLRGHAPLGVAYSGGVDSATLLALAVAELGADQVVAILGVSPSLATDERERAHATAREIGARVVEIRTHEGENESYRANGPDRCFHCKDELFTRISDELVDELGLAAIAYGENADDARRPDRPGAQAAVDHRVLRPMSAAGMTKLMVRQAARQLGVPVADKPAAPCLASRIPHFQEVTPEKLRQIDEAEGGLRRLGFTDCRVRHHGEIARIEVPIAEIPAAARQHEAIHTLVTAAGFTFAALDLRGIQSGAFTLPLVLGATRA
- a CDS encoding TRAP transporter substrate-binding protein, which gives rise to MRMKKTPILVAGIASAGLLLGACSGGGSSDGGDGSGSTMRLALNQTEEHPSYIALDNFGQALEESTDGRWGIDVFPNETLGAQAEALQLVSDGSVDMAVVSGAQLENLNADFTAYNLPKVFTDIDHQMQVINNPGELTSELFASLEESNNLTVIGGLTQGSRSVYTTFGAVESPADLAGKKMRVQESDLNVAIAEALGAAATPMAYGELYTGLQSGVVDAAENNEVSYFTQKHFEVAPYFSYTNHVVGLDYVIINTDKLESMTDEDRAAFDEGWAAAWAEHTELWTQATQDAIDGATAGGATFTEVDDAAFSDALAAVAEEFIKTDNQQALYDNAREGQ
- the nhaA gene encoding Na+/H+ antiporter NhaA — its product is MTTTPAPRGPLAGYRRKLGSETFAGMVLLGGAVVALAWANSPWRETYAALSAVTIGPESLGLSLSLSTWAADGLLALFFFVVGLELKNEFVNGSLHNLRRAAVPVIAAVCGMLGPAAVYLLVQWVSGAQVWQGWAIPVATDIAFAVALLGIFGRSFPPALRTFLLTLAVVDDLLGITIIAVAFTDHVSILLLLASLATIAVFALLLRARIMHWWVLVPLAVLAWALMHAAGVHATVAGVLLGLVVPATTRPQEAMPLVDRFASRIDWISAGFVLPIFAFFAAGINIVDAGGLGSVLTDPVSVGVSLALPLGKFIGIWGGTALLVAFTPLLLGDGLRLRDLPGMTLLAGVGFTVSLLIAQLSFDPTAVEGEHARIGVILGSVLAAALGAIVLKATGRRHASRSM
- the larB gene encoding nickel pincer cofactor biosynthesis protein LarB, which encodes MLVLSAGTSDVPVALEAQLTARHLGREASLLADVGVAGLHRLLAQVDRLREASAIVVAAGMDGALPGVVAGLVSAPVIAVPTSVGYGAAFAGLAPLLTMLNACAPGVAVVNIDNGYGAGHLAAQISADRTPVATPGNR
- a CDS encoding LacI family DNA-binding transcriptional regulator; this encodes MDSGNEIVGRAVTIYDVATAAGVAPSTVSRALARPGRVSAVTAAKVRRAAAELGYQRSSAAPTLPHAPSRRLAMLVADIANPVFVEVIRGAEAAAEAADHSLVLIDTRESSVRERLVEPLLPMLDGLLLTSPRLSDSGIRMLAKQRPVVVLNRIVQGLPSVLTDSARGARRAVEHLGALGHEEVTYLAGPEASWTDGVRWRSIQEAGMELYLRTRRIGPQEPTIQGGLRAARRWAAQPTTAVVAFNDVMAIGFIQGLRALGIEVPGEVSVVGFDNSQVGSLTTPALTSVASPLRSQGATATRNLLAIIGGARPTSEPVLLPVKLVPRASTGKARPGRLVFR
- a CDS encoding lactate racemase domain-containing protein, whose translation is MTWFKHEARFISRPEIESLCDRLLDEAAERLGIVEYRRVLLLPPDLTRAHSGTGWMTEYLYHRLTDSGAEVHVIPTLGQHVPHTRADNEWMFGSIPEERIHAHDWKNGVTHVGTVPAEFVREQTGGAVDWEMPIDLNTMLMTEQWDLIVNVGHVVPHEVLGFANHNKNYFIGLGGKRLLGSSHMASAVYGIENNLGNLLTPVRACFNYAEEHFLADLPDVYLQVVMDYDDEGRLAHTGVYVGDDLETYYDAARASRDQNFTIFDEPAHKIVAVMQADEFRATWVANKAVYRTRMALADGGELVVIAPGVERFGEQPEVDDLVRKYGYISQAEAVELYRTEADMQDIPHGTAHLVHGSSEGRFTITYAPGHLGREEIESVGYRYLDVNEALRRYDPAVMKDGWNTMPDGEEVFYISTPSAGLWATREKLLARADHERYEG
- a CDS encoding mannitol dehydrogenase family protein; translated protein: MKRLARDVSHEPAPVRIVHLGLGNFFRAHQAWYTGRAPDASEWGIAAFTGRRPDGARVLAPQDGLYTLITRGPAEDSFEVVDSVSAVHTASDHAALLDYFRDPEVALVTMTVTEAGYLHRGGALVLDDEQVVADLAALRADPYRAVVTVPGKLVAGLLARQVAGAGPITLLPCDNLPGNGEVVERVVRDFAAAADGDLLEWIDEHVDFASSMVDRITPAASAEDERTVREHLGMEDASPVRTEPFSEWVMSGAFPAGRPRWEDAGASIVADVVPYEQRKLLLLNGSHSLLAYSGPLLGHETVDEAIADPRCRAWVNELWDDATATVPLPVAEVAAYRSALLERFDNPRMGDALARIAMDGSQKIPVRIVPVVRTERGAGRMPTGAARALAAWIAHLRGHGTPVTDVEGASWQESAAGEAGAAVTAVLERLGIGGDADLEELVGRYLAEFEQNRRA